A DNA window from Pleuronectes platessa chromosome 19, fPlePla1.1, whole genome shotgun sequence contains the following coding sequences:
- the LOC128425182 gene encoding surfeit locus protein 1, whose protein sequence is MASLKSVLAHSTRVLSICRKQNTVIYIKRTLLLSRLPLFKRADGRLLDSVRQSSSAAVKAEKGEDSFLKWLLLLIPASAFGLGTWQVKRRQRKLHLIDELKRLTTAEPIPLPLSPDELNQLEYRRVRVRGQYDHSQELYVLPRSPVDPEKEAREAGGLSSSAETGANVITPFRCTDLGITILVNRGYVPRQKIKPETRMKGQVEEEMEVVGVVRLTEIRKPFVPNNDVQRNHWHYRDLEAMSRVTGAEPIFIDAEYGSTIPGGPIGGQTRVTLRNEHMQYIITWYGLCAATSYMWFAKFIKKIV, encoded by the exons ATGGCTTCTCTGAAGTCAGTGCTGGCTCACTCCACCAGGGTCTTATCGATCTGCAGGAAACAG AATACTGTGATTTACATCAAGAGGACGTTGCTTCTGTCCAGACTGCCTCTCTTCAAACGTGCAGACG GCAGGCTCCTCGACTCGGTGCGACAGTCCAGCTCCGCAGCAGTGAAAGCAGAAAAAGGAGAGGACTCGTTCCTCAAATGGCTCCTGCTGCTCATCCCTGCCTCCGCGTTTGGGCTCGGCACATGGCAG GTGAAACGGCGTCAGCGGAAACTGCATCTGATTGACGAGCTGAAGAGACTCACTACTGCAGAACCCATCCCTCTTCCTCTGAG TCCGGATGAGCTGAATCAACTGGAGTACAGAAGAGTGAGAGTGCGAGGACAGTACGACCACTCCCAGGAGCTGTATGTTCTTCCCCGCTCGCCAGTGGACCCAGAGAAAGAGGCCAGGGAGGCAGGAGGGCTGTCTTCAAGCGCGGAGACCGGCGCTAACGTCATCACCCCGTTCCGCTGCACCGACCTCGG CATCACCATCCTGGTGAACAGAGGATACGTGCCGAGACAGAAGATCAAACCAGAGACCAGAATGAAAGGACAG gtggaggaggagatggaagtGGTCGGTGTGGTCCGCCTGACGGAGATTCGAAAACCCTTTGTTCCGAACAACGACGTCCAGAGAAACCACTGGCACTATCGAGACCTGGAGGCCATGTCCCGCGTCACAGGAGCTGAGCCCATCTTCATCGATGCTGAATATG GGAGTACGATTCCTGGAGGACCAATCGGTGGTCAGACCAGAGTCACACTGAGGAATGAACACATGCAGTACATCATTACATG GTATGGCCTGTGTGCGGCAACCTCCTACATGTGGTTTGCGAAGTTCATCAAGAAAATTGTGTGA
- the rpl7a gene encoding 60S ribosomal protein L7a yields MPKGKKAKGKKVAPAPSVAKKHEARKVVNPLFEKRPKNYGIGQDIQPKRDLTRFVKWPRYVRLQRQRAILYKRLKVPPAINQFTQALDRQTATQLFKLAHKYRPETKQEKRQRLLARAEQKAAGKGDTPTKRPPVIRAGVNTVTSLVESKKAQLVIIAHDVDPIELVVFLPALCRKMGVPYCIIKGKARLGRLVHRKTCTSVAFTQTNPEDKGALAKLVEAIKTNYNDRYEEIRRHWGGGIMGPKSTARIAKLEKAKAKELATKLG; encoded by the exons ATG ccTAAGGGAAAGAAGGCAAAGGGGAAGAAGGTGGCACCCGCCCCTTCGGTGGCCAAGAAACACGAGGCCAGGAAGGTTGTCAACCCCCTGTTCGAGAAGAGGCCCAAGAACTATGGCATTG GCCAGGATATTCAGCCCAAGCGTGATTTGACCCGCTTTGTGAAATGGCCTCGCTACGTCCGCCTTCAGAGGCAGCGCGCCATCCTCTACAAGCGTCTCAAGGTTCCCCCAGCAATCAACCAGTTCACCCAGGCTCTGGACCGTCAGACTG CCACACAGCTGTTCAAGCTGGCCCACAAGTACAGGCCAGAGACCAAGCAGGAGAAGAGGCAGAGGCTGCTGGCCCGCGCTGAGCAGAAGGCTGCTGGAAAGGGAGATACCCCAACCAAGAGGCCCCCTGTTATCCGTGCAG GTGTCAACACTGTCACCTCCCTGGTGGAGAGCAAGAAGGCCCAGCTGGTGATCATCGCCCACGATGTGGATCCAATTGAG CTCGTTGTCTTCCTGCCAGCTCTGTGCCGCAAGATGGGAGTCCCATACTGCATTATCAAGGGCAAGGCTAGACTGGGCAGACTGGTGCACAGAAAGACATGCACTTCAGTTGCCTTCACACAAACTAACCC TGAGGATAAAGGTGCACTTGCCAAGCTTGTGGAAGCCATCAAGACCAACTACAATGACAGATACGAGGAG ATCCGTCGTCACTGGGGAGGTGGCATCATGGGCCCCAAGTCCACCGCCCGTATTGCTAAGCTGGAGAAGGCAAAGGCCAAAGAACTGGCCACCAAGCTTGGTTAA
- the surf6 gene encoding surfeit locus protein 6 has protein sequence MDLASRDSYIQKLASRTFTQRDQEPKKRPFAHFKSKSDSGPAKKKKCKKKNFKERGTNEKTSHPQQKPSLSPAAQKGVAKAKQSDSKAEGVNGSTAPKQKGVNIQSSFSTVDVLRKRLHEKIEESRGQGVPKNALSDTVLAKRAKRKLERERKKRKRKEFRLKKLAEDSAQEQVPEVKQEVQPKPAAIKRSESSIIFNKVETVEDGYVDKMQKKKNKKQSVKGQITPLTGKNYKQLLTRVEARNEKLEKLREKDEGKAQEMEKKIKWTNLLYKAEGIKIKDDEGMLRTALKKKEKRHEQRKRKWDTLSDNVVEKMQQRQDKRKKNIQKSKKVKTEKKKDRARKRGRVLPGDLK, from the exons ATGGATCTCGCCTCCAGGGACTCGTACATCCAGAAACTGGCCAGTAGGACGTTCACCCAACGAGACCAGGAACCAAAGAAGAGGCCGTTCG CTcatttcaaaagtaaaagtgaCAGTGGTcctgcaaagaagaaaaagtgcAAAAAGAAGAATTTCAAAGAACGAGGCACCAACGAGAAGACGTCTCATCCCCAACAGAAACCGTCCCTTTCTCCAGCGGCACAGAAAGGTGTGGCCAAGGCAAAACAGAGTGACTCCAAAGCTGAGGGCGTAAATGGATCCACGGCACCGAAACAGAAAG gAGTTAATATCCAGTCCAGCTTCTCGACAGTGGATGTTCTACGCAAGAGGCTGCATGAAAAGATTGAAGAGTCCAGAGGGCAG GGAGTCCCAAAGAATGCATTATCAGACACCGTCCTGGCAAagcgagcaaagcggaagctgGAACGAGAGcgcaagaagaggaagaggaaggagtttCGGCTGAAAAAGCTGGCAGAAGATAGCGCCCAGGAGCAAGTGCCTGAGGTTAAACAGGAGGTGCAGCCGAAGCCCGCAGCAATCAAAAGAAGTGAAAGCTCTATTATTTTCAACAAGGTGGAGACGGTGGAGGACGGCTACGTAGACAaaatgcagaagaagaagaacaagaaacaGAGCGTCAAGGGCCAGATCACGCCGCTGACGGGGAAGAACTACAAGCAGCTGCTCACTCGCGTGGAAGCTCGCAATGAAAAGCTGGAAAAGCTGAGGGAGAAAGATGAGGGGAAGGCCcaggagatggagaagaagaTCAAGTGGACCAACCTGCTTTATAAAGCAGAGGGCATCAAGATAAAAGACGACGAAGGCATGCTGCGCACAGcgctgaagaagaaggagaagaggcatgaacagaggaagaggaaatgggACACACTCAGCGACAACGTGGTAGAAAAGATGCAGCAGCGGCAGgacaagagaaagaagaacatCCAGAAAAGCAAGAAGGTCAAaacggagaagaagaaggacaggGCAAGGAAGAGGGGCAGAGTGTTGCCCGGGGACTTGAAATAA
- the kyat1 gene encoding kynurenine--oxoglutarate transaminase 1, translating to MRTVNSNLRAAAATVIRQSVVRNHHQVTMSRRLNARRTDGVDKNVWVEFTQLAADYKVVNLGQGFPDFSPPPFIKEAFCKALSGGPSMHQYTRAFGHPPLVKVLAKFFSRIVGHEIDPFEDILVTVGAYQALFCAFQALIDEGDEVIIIEPFFDCYHPMVVMAGGKAEYVPLRPKGEGGAALSSGDWVLSAEELTSKITPRTKAIVFNTPNNPLGKVYKREELQMIADICIKHDLLCISDEVYEWLTYDGAKHVKIASLPGMWERTITISSGGKTFSATGWKVGWAISSGHIIKHMKTIHQNSVYHCATAAQEAVAQGFEREYELLGTPESYFQQLPAALQLKRRKLASCLESVGLQPIVPEGGYFMIADISSVQVDLNDQSPTNEAYDFRFVKWLIKEKGLATIPVSAFYSPEHSKQFDKYIRFCFVKEDSTLDAAEDILRKWHQGQ from the exons ATGAGAACAGTCAACAGTAATCTGCGCGCTGCTGCTGCGACTGTTATTCGTCAGAGTGTCGTTAGAAACCATCATCAG GTCACCATGTCCAGACGACTGAACGCTCGCAGGACAGACGGTGTGGACAAAAACGTGTG GGTTGAATTTACACAACTGGCTGCAGACTACAAAGTCGTGAACCTTGGACAGGGGTTTCCTGACTTCTCCCCGCCTCCGTTCATCAAGGAGGCTTTTTGCAAAGCGCTGAGCGGAGGACCCTCCATGCACCAGTACACCAGAGCTTTT GGCCACCCCCCTCTTGTAAAAGTTCTGGCTAAGTTCTTCAGTAGGATCGTGGGACATGAGATCGACCCGTTTGAAGACATCCTGGTCACAGTTGGAGCTTATCAGGCGCTCTTCTGTGCATTTCAGGCTCTGATCGATGAAGGGGATGAG gtaATAATCATTGAGCCGTTCTTCGACTGCTACCATCCGATGGTGGTGATGGCTGGAGGAAAGGCAGAGTATGTTCCTCTGAGGCCA AAAGGTGAGGGCGGTGCCGCCCTGTCCAGTGGGGACTGGGTTCTTTCTGCTGAGGAGCTGACCAGTAAAATCACTCCACGTACGAAAGCCATCGTTTTCAACACGCCCAACAACCCACTAGGAAAG GTTTACAAGAGAGAAGAGCTCCAAATGATCGCTGACATCTGCATCAAACACGATCTGCTGTGCATCAGTGACGAGGTGTACGAGTGGCTGACGTATGATGGAGCCAAACACGTAAAGATCG CCAGCCTTCCTGGCATGTGGGAGCGAACCATAACCATCAGCAGCGGTGGAAAGACTTTCAGTGCGACCGGATGGAAG GTCGGCTGGGCCATCAGCTCTGGACATATCATCAAACACATGAAAACCATCCATCAGAACAGTGTTTATCACTGTGCTACAGCTGCTCAG GAGGCAGTGGCTCAAGGATTTGAGAGAGAGTATGAGCTGCTGGGGACCCCAGAGAGCTACTTCCAGCAGCtgcctgcagctctgcagctcaagaggaggaagctggCCTCGTGTCTGGAGAGCGTAGGTTTGCAGCCCATCGTACCAGAGGGAGGATACTTTATGATCGCAGACATCTCCTCTGTCC agGTGGATCTGAATGACCAGAGCCCAACGAATGAAGCCTATGATTTCAGATTTGTTAAATGGCTAATTAAAGAGAAG ggTTTAGCAACAATCCCTGTCTCTGCATTCTACAGTCCAGAGCACAGCAAGCAGTTCGACAAGTACATCCGATTCTGTTTCGTCAAG GAGGACTCCACCCTGGACGCAGCTGAGGACATCTTGAGAAAATGGCATCAGGGGCAATAA